The Arctopsyche grandis isolate Sample6627 chromosome 7, ASM5162203v2, whole genome shotgun sequence genome includes a window with the following:
- the LOC143914293 gene encoding outer mitochondrial transmembrane helix translocase-like isoform X1 → MLSQGAAFARNDVFQAVVKLSLVSVATYFTIKWLMNQVDPTTKTKSRAKDKARERLQRLGINRKHKIQLDNLTDYEMMIASHLIVPEEISITWSDIAGLDDIIQELKETVILPIQRQELFADSLLTQPPKGVLLHGPPGVGKTLIAKATAKEAQTHFINLDVSILTDKWYGESQKLAAAVFSLAVKLQPCIIFIDEIDSFLRSRNQHDHEATAMMKAQFMSLWDGLITDSNCMVIVMGATNRPQDLDKAIQRRMPATFHINLPNLVQRERILELILLNEPVEMNMNLHQVAAVTEGYSGSDLRELCRLASVFRVRDYMRANAKSTNINQSALNASTSKVLDTTDSSNEEEQFHDAIRPITMEDLRVSLKKMNDSRTSIRFPNHNSLEIE, encoded by the exons ATGCTATCACAGGGGGCGGCTTTTGCCCGCAACGACGTTTTTCAAGCGGTCGTCAAACTGTCTCTGGTCTCCGTGGCTACATATTTCACCATCAAGTGGCTCATGAACCAAGTGGATCCCACCACGAAAACCAAAAGTCGGGCCAAGGACAAAGCCCGAGAGAGACTGCAGAG actTGGAATTAATCGCAAACACAAAATTCAACTTGACAATCTCACCGATTATGAGATGATGATCGCTTCACATTTAATTGTACCTGAAGAGATTTCT aTCACATGGTCTGATATTGCCGGTTTAGATGACATCATACAAGAATTGAAAGAAACAGTAATTTTGCCTATCCAAAGACAGGAACTCTTCGCCGATTCCTTATTGACCCAACCACCGAAAGGTGTATTGTTGCATGGACCACCAG GTGTTGGAAAAACTTTGATCGCAAAAGCCACAGCAAAAGAAGCTCAAACTCATTTCATCAATTTAGACGTTTCGATTTTAACCGACAAATGGTATGGAGAGTCACAGAAATTGGCCGCTGCCGTTTTCAGCTTAGCTGTAAAATTGCAACCGTGTATTATTTTCATCGATGAAATCGATTCGTTTTTACGTTCTCGTAATCAACACGATCATGAGGCGACGGCTATGATGAAAGCGCAATTCATGTCGCTGTGGGACGGTCTCATCACCGATTCCAATTGTATGGTCATCGTCATgg GTGCTACAAATCGTCCCCAAGACCTGGATAAAGCGATCCAACGCCGAATGCCGGCCACTTTCCACATTAACCTTCCAAATTTAGTCCAACGAGAGCGAATACTCGAACTTATTTTACTGAATGAGCCCGTAGAGATGAATATGAATCTTCATCAGGTCGCAGCTGTGACCGAAGGCTACTCGGGGTCCGATTTACGGGAGCTGTGCCGATTGGCGTCCGTTTTCCGAGTTAGAGATTACATGCGAGCGAATGCAAAATCGACGAATATTAATCAG tcTGCTTTGAACGCGTCGACTTCTAAAGTGCTCGATACCACAGATTCCAGCAATGAAGAAGAACAATTCCATGATGCAATCCGTCCAATAACTATGGAAGATCTTAGAGTGTCCCTCAAGAAAATGAACGACTCGAGAACTTCTATTAGATTTCCAAATCACAATTCACTAGAAATAGAGTAG
- the LOC143914293 gene encoding outer mitochondrial transmembrane helix translocase-like isoform X2 — protein MLSQGAAFARNDVFQAVVKLSLVSVATYFTIKWLMNQVDPTTKTKSRAKDKARERLQRLGINRKHKIQLDNLTDYEMMIASHLIVPEEISITWSDIAGLDDIIQELKETVILPIQRQELFADSLLTQPPKGVLLHGPPGVGKTLIAKATAKEAQTHFINLDVSILTDKWYGESQKLAAAVFSLAVKLQPCIIFIDEIDSFLRSRNQHDHEATAMMKAQFMSLWDGLITDSNCMVIVMGATNRPQDLDKAIQRRMPATFHINLPNLVQRERILELILLNEPVEMNMNLHQVAAVTEGYSGSDLRELCRLASVFRVRDYMRANSALNASTSKVLDTTDSSNEEEQFHDAIRPITMEDLRVSLKKMNDSRTSIRFPNHNSLEIE, from the exons ATGCTATCACAGGGGGCGGCTTTTGCCCGCAACGACGTTTTTCAAGCGGTCGTCAAACTGTCTCTGGTCTCCGTGGCTACATATTTCACCATCAAGTGGCTCATGAACCAAGTGGATCCCACCACGAAAACCAAAAGTCGGGCCAAGGACAAAGCCCGAGAGAGACTGCAGAG actTGGAATTAATCGCAAACACAAAATTCAACTTGACAATCTCACCGATTATGAGATGATGATCGCTTCACATTTAATTGTACCTGAAGAGATTTCT aTCACATGGTCTGATATTGCCGGTTTAGATGACATCATACAAGAATTGAAAGAAACAGTAATTTTGCCTATCCAAAGACAGGAACTCTTCGCCGATTCCTTATTGACCCAACCACCGAAAGGTGTATTGTTGCATGGACCACCAG GTGTTGGAAAAACTTTGATCGCAAAAGCCACAGCAAAAGAAGCTCAAACTCATTTCATCAATTTAGACGTTTCGATTTTAACCGACAAATGGTATGGAGAGTCACAGAAATTGGCCGCTGCCGTTTTCAGCTTAGCTGTAAAATTGCAACCGTGTATTATTTTCATCGATGAAATCGATTCGTTTTTACGTTCTCGTAATCAACACGATCATGAGGCGACGGCTATGATGAAAGCGCAATTCATGTCGCTGTGGGACGGTCTCATCACCGATTCCAATTGTATGGTCATCGTCATgg GTGCTACAAATCGTCCCCAAGACCTGGATAAAGCGATCCAACGCCGAATGCCGGCCACTTTCCACATTAACCTTCCAAATTTAGTCCAACGAGAGCGAATACTCGAACTTATTTTACTGAATGAGCCCGTAGAGATGAATATGAATCTTCATCAGGTCGCAGCTGTGACCGAAGGCTACTCGGGGTCCGATTTACGGGAGCTGTGCCGATTGGCGTCCGTTTTCCGAGTTAGAGATTACATGCGAGCGAAT tcTGCTTTGAACGCGTCGACTTCTAAAGTGCTCGATACCACAGATTCCAGCAATGAAGAAGAACAATTCCATGATGCAATCCGTCCAATAACTATGGAAGATCTTAGAGTGTCCCTCAAGAAAATGAACGACTCGAGAACTTCTATTAGATTTCCAAATCACAATTCACTAGAAATAGAGTAG
- the LOC143914293 gene encoding outer mitochondrial transmembrane helix translocase-like isoform X3, whose protein sequence is MLSQGAAFARNDVFQAVVKLSLVSVATYFTIKWLMNQVDPTTKTKSRAKDKARERLQRLGINRKHKIQLDNLTDYEMMIASHLIVPEEISITWSDIAGLDDIIQELKETVILPIQRQELFADSLLTQPPKGVLLHGPPGVGKTLIAKATAKEAQTHFINLDVSILTDKWYGESQKLAAAVFSLAVKLQPCIIFIDEIDSFLRSRNQHDHEATAMMKAQFMSLWDGLITDSNCMVIVMGATNRPQDLDKAIQRRMPATFHINLPNLVQRERILELILLNEPVEMNMNLHQVAAVTEGYSGSDLRELCRLASVFRVRDYMRANANTDSSNEEEQFHDAIRPITMEDLRVSLKKMNDSRTSIRFPNHNSLEIE, encoded by the exons ATGCTATCACAGGGGGCGGCTTTTGCCCGCAACGACGTTTTTCAAGCGGTCGTCAAACTGTCTCTGGTCTCCGTGGCTACATATTTCACCATCAAGTGGCTCATGAACCAAGTGGATCCCACCACGAAAACCAAAAGTCGGGCCAAGGACAAAGCCCGAGAGAGACTGCAGAG actTGGAATTAATCGCAAACACAAAATTCAACTTGACAATCTCACCGATTATGAGATGATGATCGCTTCACATTTAATTGTACCTGAAGAGATTTCT aTCACATGGTCTGATATTGCCGGTTTAGATGACATCATACAAGAATTGAAAGAAACAGTAATTTTGCCTATCCAAAGACAGGAACTCTTCGCCGATTCCTTATTGACCCAACCACCGAAAGGTGTATTGTTGCATGGACCACCAG GTGTTGGAAAAACTTTGATCGCAAAAGCCACAGCAAAAGAAGCTCAAACTCATTTCATCAATTTAGACGTTTCGATTTTAACCGACAAATGGTATGGAGAGTCACAGAAATTGGCCGCTGCCGTTTTCAGCTTAGCTGTAAAATTGCAACCGTGTATTATTTTCATCGATGAAATCGATTCGTTTTTACGTTCTCGTAATCAACACGATCATGAGGCGACGGCTATGATGAAAGCGCAATTCATGTCGCTGTGGGACGGTCTCATCACCGATTCCAATTGTATGGTCATCGTCATgg GTGCTACAAATCGTCCCCAAGACCTGGATAAAGCGATCCAACGCCGAATGCCGGCCACTTTCCACATTAACCTTCCAAATTTAGTCCAACGAGAGCGAATACTCGAACTTATTTTACTGAATGAGCCCGTAGAGATGAATATGAATCTTCATCAGGTCGCAGCTGTGACCGAAGGCTACTCGGGGTCCGATTTACGGGAGCTGTGCCGATTGGCGTCCGTTTTCCGAGTTAGAGATTACATGCGAGCGAATGCAAA CACAGATTCCAGCAATGAAGAAGAACAATTCCATGATGCAATCCGTCCAATAACTATGGAAGATCTTAGAGTGTCCCTCAAGAAAATGAACGACTCGAGAACTTCTATTAGATTTCCAAATCACAATTCACTAGAAATAGAGTAG